A stretch of Pseudomonas sp. LS.1a DNA encodes these proteins:
- a CDS encoding MetQ/NlpA family ABC transporter substrate-binding protein, translated as MKKLLAVVAAVAAFSAHAESLTVAATPVPHAEILNFVKPALAKEGVELKVKEFTDYIQPNVQVAEKRLDANFFQHQPYLDEFNKAKGTNLVSVAGVHIEPLGVYSTKIKKLDELSSGATVVIPNDATNGGRALLLLDKAGVIKLKDNKNILATVKDVAENPKSLKFRELEAATIPRVLTQVDAALINTNYALEAKLNPEKDALVIEGSDSPYVNILVARPDNKDSDAMKKLAAALHSPEVKQFIVEKYKGAVVPAF; from the coding sequence AAGCTGCTTGCTGTTGTCGCCGCTGTCGCGGCCTTCTCGGCCCACGCCGAATCGCTGACTGTCGCCGCCACCCCGGTGCCGCACGCCGAAATCCTCAACTTCGTCAAACCTGCACTGGCGAAAGAGGGCGTGGAGCTGAAGGTCAAGGAATTCACCGACTACATCCAGCCGAACGTGCAGGTTGCCGAAAAGCGCCTGGACGCCAACTTCTTCCAGCACCAGCCGTACCTGGATGAGTTCAACAAGGCCAAGGGCACCAACCTGGTGAGCGTGGCTGGCGTGCACATCGAGCCGCTGGGCGTGTACTCGACCAAGATCAAGAAGCTGGACGAGCTGTCCTCCGGCGCCACCGTGGTCATACCCAACGACGCCACCAACGGCGGCCGCGCGCTGCTGCTGCTGGACAAGGCCGGCGTGATCAAGCTCAAGGACAACAAGAACATCCTGGCCACCGTGAAGGATGTTGCCGAGAACCCGAAAAGCCTGAAGTTCCGTGAGCTGGAAGCAGCCACCATTCCACGCGTGCTGACCCAGGTCGATGCAGCCCTGATCAACACCAACTACGCGCTGGAAGCCAAGCTGAACCCGGAGAAAGACGCCCTGGTCATCGAAGGCAGCGACTCGCCTTACGTGAACATCCTGGTTGCCCGCCCGGACAACAAGGACTCGGACGCGATGAAGAAGCTGGCCGCTGCACTGCACTCGCCTGAGGTGAAGCAGTTCATCGTCGAGAAGTACAAAGGCGCTGTGGTGCCGGCGTTCTAA